A genomic window from Streptomyces sp. NBC_01429 includes:
- a CDS encoding DUF6056 family protein — MASGAPSVTIPRQPGDAPRTEDPGGRARAQRWKTYGAPALALLPLALLTTAAWLGRAVRPSADEWCFLPTVRDHGVSGLVAKFYLTDNGRLGNGLLVGLYAKFGVAGHQWYGAVSGAVTLGLLWAMTVLVLRATGRSAPRGVPLLVASMVTVVFLLATPNTYKTFYWPASSVSHTVAPVLACLAALPLLWNRTRASRIAAPAAALVVGCFMGTLSEETSVVVLVVLAALLLVGNRIFAPRVRSAARTWCLAGLAGVMAGTLLLLTSPGSRNRRERYGAGTTSMFAPESLGESLRGFLEILGTLLSTWQYLGAVAAGVLLGLLVRDRAGGAPVLLTGRPGFLLLTGAGTFLAAGYLCTVITYPLFGTSVSSATRTWNDYLVLYVLLLAGGGAVLGRALLRRGRHTGAAAAVCAVMCAATCVGLAVPLGELGTDMSLRAARWDRQDRWLRNGAALGVRVLPYRPLPISGMGEPFGHHGHRVWPARCVADYYHLEKITYTQRLP; from the coding sequence ATGGCCTCGGGCGCGCCGAGCGTCACCATCCCGAGACAGCCGGGTGACGCTCCCCGGACCGAGGACCCCGGGGGCCGCGCGCGTGCCCAACGGTGGAAGACGTACGGAGCGCCGGCGCTCGCCCTGCTTCCGCTCGCGCTGCTCACCACGGCCGCGTGGCTCGGCCGCGCGGTGCGCCCCAGCGCGGACGAGTGGTGCTTCCTGCCCACCGTCCGTGACCACGGCGTCTCCGGGCTGGTCGCGAAGTTCTACCTCACGGACAACGGACGGCTCGGCAACGGTCTGCTGGTCGGCCTCTACGCGAAGTTCGGGGTGGCGGGACACCAGTGGTACGGCGCGGTCAGCGGCGCCGTCACGCTGGGGCTGCTGTGGGCCATGACGGTGCTGGTGCTGCGCGCGACGGGGCGGAGCGCGCCGCGCGGAGTGCCGCTGCTCGTCGCGTCGATGGTCACGGTGGTCTTCCTCCTCGCCACCCCCAACACGTACAAGACGTTCTACTGGCCCGCCTCCTCCGTCTCGCACACGGTGGCGCCGGTGCTGGCCTGCCTCGCCGCGCTGCCGCTGCTGTGGAACCGCACCCGCGCGAGCAGGATCGCCGCACCGGCCGCCGCGCTCGTGGTGGGCTGTTTCATGGGGACGCTCTCGGAGGAGACCTCGGTCGTCGTCCTGGTGGTGCTCGCGGCCCTCCTGCTGGTCGGCAACCGGATCTTCGCGCCGCGGGTGCGGTCCGCCGCGCGCACCTGGTGTCTGGCGGGCCTGGCCGGGGTCATGGCCGGTACCCTCCTGCTGCTCACCTCACCGGGATCGCGCAACCGCCGTGAGCGGTACGGGGCGGGGACGACCTCGATGTTCGCCCCCGAGTCGCTGGGCGAGTCGCTGCGCGGCTTCCTGGAGATCCTCGGGACCCTGCTGTCGACCTGGCAGTATCTGGGCGCGGTCGCGGCCGGGGTGCTGCTGGGGCTGCTCGTCCGGGACCGGGCGGGCGGCGCGCCGGTGCTGCTGACGGGCCGGCCGGGCTTTCTGCTCCTCACCGGAGCCGGCACCTTCCTGGCCGCCGGATACCTGTGCACGGTCATCACGTACCCCCTCTTCGGCACCTCCGTGTCGAGTGCGACACGGACCTGGAACGACTACCTCGTGCTGTACGTCCTGCTGCTGGCGGGCGGCGGGGCGGTGCTGGGGCGGGCGCTGCTCCGGCGGGGCCGGCACACCGGTGCCGCGGCGGCGGTGTGCGCGGTGATGTGCGCCGCGACCTGCGTGGGGCTGGCCGTCCCGCTCGGCGAGCTGGGTACCGACATGAGCCTTCGGGCCGCGCGCTGGGACCGTCAGGACCGGTGGCTGCGGAACGGGGCGGCGCTCGGGGTGCGGGTCCTGCCGTACCGACCGCTGCCGATCAGCGGAATGGGCGAGCCGTTCGGCCACCACGGCCACCGGGTGTGGCCGGCCCGGTGCGTCGCCGACTACTACCACCTGGAGAAGATCACGTACACACAGCGGCTGCCCTGA
- a CDS encoding SCO5918 family protein — MRCVIARFPFELVKSEVQQSMKGIKPEPITGESVVIGRRSYPVKQVGEVITRQDRRDFTAFEITRALTRLGFTVHPVAAPVEPAVLTPLETASALLGPADRD, encoded by the coding sequence ATGCGCTGCGTCATCGCCCGCTTCCCCTTCGAGTTGGTCAAGAGCGAGGTGCAGCAGTCGATGAAGGGCATCAAGCCCGAGCCCATCACCGGTGAGTCCGTGGTCATCGGCCGGCGGAGCTATCCCGTCAAGCAGGTGGGGGAAGTGATCACCCGGCAGGACCGCCGTGATTTCACCGCCTTCGAGATCACCAGGGCGCTGACGCGGCTGGGCTTCACCGTCCACCCCGTCGCCGCGCCCGTCGAGCCCGCGGTCCTCACCCCGCTCGAAACCGCGTCGGCGCTGCTCGGCCCGGCCGACCGCGACTGA
- a CDS encoding DEAD/DEAH box helicase: MNRAARTNDRYSRSRSGGPAAAGRGSRFGSGTSGRSGAPSRSGAPGRSGGYGRRPAAQKGEFALPVTITPGLPPVASFSELDMPTELVSMLTSLGVNDPFPIQAATLPNSLAGRDVLGRGRTGSGKTLAFGLAMLVRTAGQRAQPRQPLALVLVPTRELAQQVTDALTPYARSLKLRLATVVGGMSIGRQAGALRAGAEIVVATPGRLKDLIERGDCRLDRVAITVLDEADQMADMGFMPQVTALLDQVRAEGQRMLFSATLDRNVDLLVRRYLHDPVVHSVDPSAGAVTTMEHHVLHVHGADKYATTTEIAARDGRVIMFLDTKHAVDRLTEHLLNSGVRAAALHGGKSQPQRTRTLAQFKTGHVTVLVATNVAARGIHIDNLDLVVNVDPPSDHKDYLHRGGRTARAGESGSVVTLVLPNQRREMTRLMADAGITPQTTQVRSGEAELSRITGAQAPSGVPVTISAPVAERPKRGGSPARGRGRSSQSRRTSSSSSTFAKPRTGTAPRQSSRGGAA; this comes from the coding sequence GGGGACCTCCGGCCGCTCCGGCGCCCCGAGCCGCTCGGGAGCCCCCGGCCGCTCCGGCGGTTACGGACGCAGGCCCGCCGCCCAGAAGGGCGAGTTCGCCCTCCCCGTCACCATCACCCCCGGACTGCCCCCGGTCGCGTCGTTCTCCGAGCTGGACATGCCCACCGAACTGGTGTCCATGCTCACCAGCCTCGGGGTCAACGACCCGTTCCCGATCCAGGCGGCCACCCTCCCGAACTCGCTCGCGGGCCGCGACGTCCTCGGCCGGGGCCGTACCGGCTCCGGCAAGACCCTCGCCTTCGGCCTCGCCATGCTCGTCCGCACCGCCGGACAGCGCGCCCAGCCGCGCCAGCCGCTGGCCCTGGTCCTCGTCCCCACCCGGGAACTGGCCCAGCAGGTCACCGACGCGCTCACCCCGTACGCCCGGTCGCTGAAGCTGCGCCTCGCCACCGTCGTCGGCGGCATGTCGATCGGCCGCCAGGCCGGCGCGCTGCGCGCCGGTGCCGAGATCGTCGTCGCCACGCCCGGACGGCTCAAGGACCTCATCGAGCGCGGCGACTGCCGGCTGGACCGGGTCGCGATCACCGTGCTGGACGAGGCCGACCAGATGGCCGACATGGGGTTCATGCCCCAGGTCACCGCGCTGCTCGACCAGGTGCGCGCCGAGGGCCAGCGGATGCTGTTCTCCGCCACCCTGGACCGCAACGTCGATCTGCTGGTCCGCCGCTATCTGCACGACCCGGTCGTCCACTCGGTCGACCCGTCGGCCGGCGCCGTCACCACGATGGAGCACCACGTGCTGCACGTGCACGGCGCGGACAAGTACGCGACGACCACCGAGATCGCGGCCCGCGACGGCCGGGTGATCATGTTCCTGGACACCAAGCACGCCGTGGACCGGCTCACCGAGCACCTGCTGAACAGCGGAGTGCGCGCCGCCGCGCTGCACGGCGGCAAGTCCCAGCCGCAGCGCACCCGCACCCTCGCCCAGTTCAAGACCGGCCACGTCACGGTGCTGGTCGCCACCAATGTCGCCGCGCGCGGCATCCACATCGACAACCTCGACCTCGTCGTCAACGTCGACCCGCCCAGCGACCACAAGGACTATCTGCACCGCGGCGGGCGCACCGCGCGCGCGGGCGAGTCCGGCAGTGTCGTCACCCTGGTGCTGCCCAACCAGCGCCGTGAGATGACCCGGCTGATGGCCGACGCAGGCATCACCCCGCAGACCACCCAGGTCCGCTCGGGCGAGGCGGAACTGAGCCGGATCACCGGTGCCCAGGCCCCCTCGGGCGTCCCCGTCACCATCTCCGCGCCCGTCGCCGAGCGCCCCAAGCGCGGCGGCTCCCCGGCGCGCGGCCGGGGCCGCTCGTCCCAGTCCCGCCGCACCTCTTCTTCCTCCTCCACCTTCGCCAAGCCCCGCACCGGCACCGCGCCGCGCCAGTCCTCGCGGGGCGGCGCCGCGTAA
- a CDS encoding glycosyltransferase family 2 protein has protein sequence MVQVSIVVPCFNENEVIGAFHSALLAALGPTRQTFEICYVDDGSGDGTRLRLSELAAGDPRVRFTSFSRNFGKEAAMLAGLRMSRGDAVVLMDADLQHPPGLVPRMLELHRRGYDQVVAQRDRAGEGAVRTALSRAYYRLVRRCMDVQVVDGAGDFRLLSRRAVESVLSLPESNRFSKGIFSWIGFDTASFTYRNVQRAAGQSKWGGKNLLNYGIDGLLSFNSRPLRLAIHTGLCLFLSALGYALWIIANVALNGVDAPGYTTLMTAIVALSGIQLATLGIVGEYVGRIYHEAKRRPHYVVRETDESRGRYEHLSKGSGADGLGRAERHHPETAG, from the coding sequence CCCGGCAGACGTTCGAGATCTGTTACGTGGACGACGGCAGCGGTGACGGCACCCGGCTCCGGCTGAGCGAACTCGCCGCCGGGGACCCACGGGTCCGTTTCACCTCCTTCAGCCGCAACTTCGGCAAGGAAGCCGCCATGCTCGCCGGGCTGCGCATGTCCCGGGGCGACGCGGTCGTCCTGATGGACGCCGACCTCCAGCACCCGCCCGGCCTGGTGCCGCGCATGCTGGAGCTGCACCGGCGCGGCTACGACCAGGTCGTGGCCCAGCGCGACCGGGCGGGCGAGGGCGCCGTACGCACCGCGCTGAGCCGGGCGTACTACCGGCTGGTGCGCCGCTGCATGGACGTGCAGGTGGTCGACGGGGCGGGGGACTTCCGGCTGCTGTCGCGGCGGGCGGTCGAAAGCGTGCTGTCGCTGCCCGAGAGTAATCGTTTCTCCAAGGGGATCTTCTCGTGGATCGGCTTCGACACCGCGAGCTTCACCTACCGCAACGTCCAGCGTGCCGCCGGGCAGTCCAAGTGGGGCGGAAAGAATCTGCTCAACTACGGAATCGACGGGCTGCTCTCCTTCAACAGCCGTCCGCTGCGGCTGGCGATCCACACCGGTCTCTGTCTCTTTCTCTCCGCTCTCGGATACGCGCTGTGGATCATCGCGAATGTGGCACTGAACGGGGTGGACGCGCCCGGCTACACCACATTGATGACCGCGATCGTGGCCCTGAGCGGAATTCAGCTCGCCACGCTCGGGATCGTCGGCGAATACGTGGGCCGGATCTATCACGAGGCGAAACGCCGTCCGCACTATGTGGTCAGGGAGACGGACGAATCCCGGGGACGGTACGAACACCTTTCGAAAGGCAGTGGTGCAGATGGCCTCGGGCGCGCCGAGCGTCACCATCCCGAGACAGCCGGGTGA